Part of the Saccharomyces mikatae IFO 1815 strain IFO1815 genome assembly, chromosome: 1 genome is shown below.
CTGTCAACACAGTTGTAACAGGCATTCAGTTGACCATTGAGAAACCATGCGTTGTTCTGGAAGGAGGGCCTGCCGGTTTCGGGGTCCGGAATGAACACCTTATCAAATGGCTTCGAccaattcaaaaattgggTTGCTTTCGAACCGAAGAACTTAGCAGGGTCCTCGATGGATTCCTTATGTAGGCGCTGGTAATCCCGCAACCCATCCAAATGTGGGGAGTAGTGTGTGGCAATTTCAGGTTGCAATCTATCGGCGATAGGCCGTTGTGGCACGATCTTAACAGACGTCAAATGTTCGTACTCGTGCTCCTTTTTTTGCTGAGCGGCTGATGCAGATTGAGACATTTGCGCTTTCAACTCGTCAATTTTACTCGACTGTTCTTGAGGTTCGGAAGATTGTACGGCAGAGGGTGACATAACACAATAGGCGATGTCTTTTCTAGTAGTTCTTAATAttgttgtttgtttgttGCTACAAGAAGAATAAGATGAGATATAAAAGCTACATAAAGCAAGGGAAGATAAGCTAACCAAGAACTATGCTTAGAATAGCCGCCCAGTTTATATACAAAATGAAGGGGGGAACTATTCGCCACCGAAGGAAAGTACCCCAACCCCAATATCTATTGAATAAGAGCATCGGAGGCTCGGCGGCAATTCCTACCCcaacctttttttctttcttttggatCTTAGGAGATAACAGGAAAGGGATGACCTCGCGGTCGCTTACCACGGCAGTCAACGGGTGAGTTCATTTGAGGAGAGCGTCATCTCGACATCCCGGTGCAATGGAGCACGGTCACACGCGCACGTGAACACTTTTAGGGGATGGAGGTTGCCGCACCATTCGTCCGGGACGATTATCACGGCCCATACAGCCGTTTTCACGTGACTTATATGTAATACTATCACTGTGGACGTTTATACACGTGACCAATATCTTCTTGGTCGGGTAACAAAAATAGTCGAAAAGCTTTCCTTTGAGatgatattcttttctttttcccttttcttttctaaaattAACCTtgctgtttcttttctcttttttttcgcgCGACTACTCAGCCATCTTGCTCTCTCTTAGAGAAAGATAATCATTAATTATGCCTTCAGGATAGGACGTACAGAACATTATTACGTATTCTAATGgcatatatatagaaaGCCATCCTTGAAAGACGCGTTTTATTCCTTAGACAAAGTACTTTTGCTGTGCTATACTGAACTTTACTGTAATATactatattcttttctcacTATATTACGATTATACTGACGTGATAAGAGATCATATTGCCATGGTCTTTCTGAAAACCTTTGTAAGGTTCTTTTTAACGTGCTTCGTGCTGTGCGGCAGCACAGCACGCTCCTCTGACACGAACGATACCATTTCTGCCTCGGCGAAGCATTTGGAGACCACTTCCTTGCTAACATGCATGGACAATTCGCAATTAACGGcatctttctttgatgtGAAATTCTACCCTAGCAATAATACTATTATCTTTGATATCGACGCTACCACGACATTGAACGGGAATGTCACAGTTAAGGCCGAGCTGCTCGCCTACGGGCTTAAGGTGCTGGACAAGACCTTCGATCTATGTGAGTTGGGGCAAGTGTCGCTCTGCCCCCTTAGCGCTGGGCGTATTGATGTTGTTTCTACACAGCAAGTCGACACTTCTATTACCAAGCAGATACCCGGTATTGCTTACACCATTCCAGACTTGGATGCTCAAGTCCGTGTGGTGGCATACGCTCGGAACGATACGGAGTTCGAAAAACCGCTAGCTTGTGTTCAGGCTATCTTGAGTAACGGAAAAACGGTACAAACTAAGTATGCAGCTTGGCCCATTGCAGCTATCTCAGGTGTTGGTTTGCTTACGTCCGGATTTGTTTCTGTTATTGGTTACTCAGCCACGGCGGCTCACATTGCATCCAACTCCATCTCACTGTTCATctatttccaaaatttggCCATTACTGCAATGATGGGTGTCTCAAGAGTGCCACCTATTGCTGCTGCATGGGCGCAAAATTTCCAATGGTCTATGGGTATTATCAATGCCAAATTCATGCAAAAGATCTTCGATTGGTACGTACAAGCCACCAACGGTGTATCGAATGTCGTGGTAGCAAATAAGGACGTCTTGTCCATTAGCGTGCAAAAACGTGCTATTTCCATGGCATCTTCTAGTGATTACAATTTTGACACGATCTTGGACGACTCAAATCTTTACACAACCTCGGAAAAGGACCCAAGTAACTATTCGGCCAAGATCCTCGTTCTGAGAGGTATAGAAAGAGTCGCTTACTTAGCAAATATTGAATTGTCTAACTTCTTTTTAACCggtattgtttttttccttttcttcctctttgtTGTTGTCGCCTCTctgattttcttcaaagccctactagaagttctcaCGAGGGCAAGAATCTTAAAAGAGACTTCtaattttttccaatacAGAAAGAACTGGGGAAGCATCATTAAAGGTACACTTTTCAGGTTATCCATCATCGCGTTCCCTCAAGTTTCTCTATTGGCCATTTGGGAATTCACTCAGGTGAACTCTCCAGCAATTGTTGTTGATGCCgtgataatattattgatcATTACAGGACTCTTGGTTTATGGAACTATAAGAGTTTTCATCAAGGGAAAAGAATCTTTAAGGTTATATAAGAATCCTGCGTACCTTCTTTACAGTGACACCTACTTTTTGAACAAGTTCGGGTTCTTATACGTGCAATTCAAAGCCGATAAATTCTGGTGGCTTTTACCCCTGCTAAGTTATGCATTCTTAAGGTCTCTATTTGTTGCTGTTTTACAAAACCAGGGTAAAGCGCAAGCAATGATCATCTTTGTCATTGAACTAGCCTATTTCGTTTTTCTGTGTTGGATCAGGCCATATCTAGACAAGAGAACtaacattttcaatattgcCATTCATTTGGTGAATTTAATTAAcgcttttttctttttgttctttagTAATTTGTTCAAGCAACCTGCAGTGGTTTCATCTGTTATGGCGgttattttgtttattttgaaCGCAGTGTTCGCTCTTTTCCTGTTATTATTCACTATCGTCACATGCACATTGGCGTTGTTACACAGGAACCCAGACGTCCGTTACCAGCCCATGAAGGATGACCGTGTGTCCTTTATCCCTAAGATTCAAAATGATTTCGATGGGGAAAACAAGAATGATTCTGAGCTGTTTGAATTGAGGAAAGCCGTTATGGACACCAATGAAAAtgagcaagaaaaattatttcGTGACGACACTTTTGGTAAGAACCTGAACACAAACACTAATACGGCAAGACTTTTTGACGATGAGACTAGTTCATCCTCTTTTAAACAGAATTCCTCTCCCTTCGACCCCTCGGAGGTAACGGATCAACCTGTACAACCCACCTCTGCTGTCATGGGCACGGGCGGTAGCTTCTTATCTCCACAATACCAGCGtgcatcatcttcttctcgTACTAACCTGGTGCCGAATAATATGAGCACTTCCAGTTTAATGAAACCTGAATCAAGTCTCTATGTGGGGAATTCCAATAAATCATATTCGCATTTTAACAACAACGGCAGCAATGAAAACAACCGTGATACCAACCCGTATCTGTAATCCAGTATATACTCACATGTAACAACTCATTATAtaaatatcaaaatcaacattaaatttcaatatgtattcaaagaaaaccaCTCAATGTTCTGTATTATCTCCATTACATCCCTACACCACACATATTTCAGCGATAAAAACCTTAATTATGAAGTTCGCTTTGGCTCTGTTTCCTTGAATGTACGCAATTGCCGCTTTTTTCTGACATCTTTTTTGACGTGTAGAAAAGGATACAGATCTTCCAGAAAGGATTTACTGTTTGCTATTTTGTGTTAGAGACAAGTTAATAATCGATCAGGTTGCATAAGAGATGGTCGAGAATAGTACGCAGCAAGCTCCGCATACCGGAAATGGTGATAACAACACTACTAAACCATATTCGGAGGCGCTCTTCTTAGGCTTTAATAATTCAACGCCTGGATTAGAAGCTGAACACTCAAGCACATCGCCTGCCCCCGAGAACTCCGAAACACATAacaggaaaagaaatagaataTCATTTGTTTGCCAGGCTTGTAGGAAATCAAAAACCAAGTGTGACAGAGAAAAACCGGAATGTAGTCGATGCATCAAGCATGGGTTGAAATGTGTTTATGATGTATCCAAACAACCAGCACCTCGAATTCCTAGCAAGGATGCCATCATATCAAGACTGGAAAAGGATATGTATTACTGGAAGGATAAGGCCATGAAGCTGCTAACGGAAAGAGAGGTGAATGAATCAGGAAAGAGATCAGCAAGTCCGAccaaaataaataaagcCGATGGGGGAAGTCCCGACACCAAGAAAATACATAAAGTAGAGAACATGTATGATAAAAGTGCATCGGAGAACTCAAACagtgatgaaaatgatatcGAAATCAACTTGTATAGGAGTCACCCCACCATGATTATGAGTAAAGTCatgaaaagagaagttAAGCCATTGTCGGAGAACTACATCATAATTCAAGACTGCTTCCTGAAGATCTTGGTTACCTCAGTGTTTCTTGACACTTCTAAGAACACGATGATACCGGCACTGACGGCCAACGCGAATATTACAAGGGCTCAACCTAGTGTAGCAAATAATCTTTTAAAACTGAAGGAAATGCTGATCCGACAATGTCAAACAGATGATGAGAAGAACCGTGTTAATGAATTTACAGATAGGATATTACAGAACACAAATTCAAACAGGAATCTGAAAATCGGTATGTTGCTGTCAATGCTTTACAATTCCGTTGGTTATCAATATTTAGAAGATCATTGCCCTCAAGGTGGTGAATATTCGGATCTATTAAGAAGCTTGATCACTGAATGTGAAGCTATTTTGCCATCTTATGAAATCATTGAACGATACAAAAACCACTTTTATGAATACGTTTATCCAAGTTTACCTTTCATTGAGTTAGACATTTTCGAAGAATCTTTAAGTCAAACAATTTTTCCCGACACAAAGGATCCATCCAAGGTGAAGATACGTATGGGAAGCACGCATCTGAGGGCGAAGGTAGAGAACTTGAGTATACTTTTGGTCATCCTAAAACTATCATATATGTCCATTAGATTTTTGGACCATAAAACAGCAGATTCAAGTTTTTATCTTTCGAAGGACTTAATTGATAAATATCCAATACCGAATGACTTTATTTTGCTGAGTCAAAGATGTTTGGCGTCAGAAAATTGGTGTGCATGCGCTAACGAAAACATCATATCATGTTTGCTGTATATCTGGTCgttttttgccttttctCCTGAAGAAGgcgatttttttctcgagCATCCTACCGATGTTATTAGCAGTTTAATAATGATGCTTTCCACTTCAATAGGCCTTCATAGAGATCCATCTGATTTCCCTCAATTAATTTCCCCATCTACTTCAGATAAAAGAACGTTAAATCATAGAAGAATACTCTGGTTGAGTATCGTTACGGTTTGCTCATTTGAAGCGAGCCTCAAAGGTAGACATTCAGTCTCACCAATATCTCTAATGGCATTATTCTTGAATATCAAAGATCCTGATTCTCTGACAGTATATATGAACCGGGTTAGGGGTGATCTAAGCGACCTTGATAATCATAAACTTTTGAGGATCCATGAATTCACATTTAAGAGAGCCCAGCTGGCGTTACTTTTGTCAGATTTAGATAATTTAACAATGACTTATTATGGtaattttcatttacaaTCAATTGAGTTTATTAGAGAAAAGATTGAAATATTTGTGGAGGAGAATTTTCCCATAGTGCCATTGAAAAGTGCTACACAGGATAAATCGGATCTTGACGACGCTGATATaatttcaagaataaaCTTATTATCTTCAGagaattcttcttcatttcaCAGTCGGATAATGAATAAATTGTTGATGCTGAGAACTTCAATGGCTATATTTTTACATTTCGAGTCACTGATCACTAAAGACAAAAGTATATTTCCATTCTACAAGAAATATTTCATGATTAGTTGTATGGATGCTTTGTCGTTGATAAATtatttcaataaatttttcaatggagATTATCGACACGCAATTTCCTCTTTGACCAGTTTCAATGTTACGAAGTTTATTCAGTTAGCTTTGTCCAGCACAATTTTCAGCCTCTTAGGGATTATTCTAAGAATAGGCTTAGCCATCCATATGATATCTTCTGAAATACAACAGCTACCAGGGGCAACAGATTCAAGAGTAAAGGAATTAAATGCTAAAGTTGTAAAATTTAGTACCCTACAAAGAGATCTGGAGTCTGCTTTAGAAAGTATTTATTGCTCTGCTTCAGAGCATTTAAGATTCACATATTTCCCTGTTTTTAAGATGTTAGCTTTATTTGACGTCATTGTTCAAAGAATGAGAAAGGGTGAATTATGGCACGGCATATTTACGATGATCCAAATGGAGCAAATGCATTCAAGGATAATTAAGACGTTAAGCATCACTTTAGGCGTCAAATTAGACAAAAAAGATCGACTGCTAGAAGAATTGATGGCATGTAATTACGTTGCGAGTTTcaatattgaagatatcGATGAGCTGAATAAGaatatcaagaaagaaattcaaatttcCTCAGGATTGAAGCCCCCTGTAAACACTATTGCCGTATTCAACGGTGAA
Proteins encoded:
- the FLC2 gene encoding flavin adenine dinucleotide transporter FLC2 (similar to Saccharomyces cerevisiae FLC2 (YAL053W) and YOR365C; ancestral locus Anc_7.16); this encodes MVFLKTFVRFFLTCFVLCGSTARSSDTNDTISASAKHLETTSLLTCMDNSQLTASFFDVKFYPSNNTIIFDIDATTTLNGNVTVKAELLAYGLKVLDKTFDLCELGQVSLCPLSAGRIDVVSTQQVDTSITKQIPGIAYTIPDLDAQVRVVAYARNDTEFEKPLACVQAILSNGKTVQTKYAAWPIAAISGVGLLTSGFVSVIGYSATAAHIASNSISLFIYFQNLAITAMMGVSRVPPIAAAWAQNFQWSMGIINAKFMQKIFDWYVQATNGVSNVVVANKDVLSISVQKRAISMASSSDYNFDTILDDSNLYTTSEKDPSNYSAKILVLRGIERVAYLANIELSNFFLTGIVFFLFFLFVVVASLIFFKALLEVLTRARILKETSNFFQYRKNWGSIIKGTLFRLSIIAFPQVSLLAIWEFTQVNSPAIVVDAVIILLIITGLLVYGTIRVFIKGKESLRLYKNPAYLLYSDTYFLNKFGFLYVQFKADKFWWLLPLLSYAFLRSLFVAVLQNQGKAQAMIIFVIELAYFVFLCWIRPYLDKRTNIFNIAIHLVNLINAFFFLFFSNLFKQPAVVSSVMAVILFILNAVFALFLLLFTIVTCTLALLHRNPDVRYQPMKDDRVSFIPKIQNDFDGENKNDSELFELRKAVMDTNENEQEKLFRDDTFGKNLNTNTNTARLFDDETSSSSFKQNSSPFDPSEVTDQPVQPTSAVMGTGGSFLSPQYQRASSSSRTNLVPNNMSTSSLMKPESSLYVGNSNKSYSHFNNNGSNENNRDTNPYL
- the OAF1 gene encoding oleate-activated transcription factor OAF1 (similar to Saccharomyces cerevisiae OAF1 (YAL051W) and PIP2 (YOR363C); ancestral locus Anc_7.17), with the protein product MVENSTQQAPHTGNGDNNTTKPYSEALFLGFNNSTPGLEAEHSSTSPAPENSETHNRKRNRISFVCQACRKSKTKCDREKPECSRCIKHGLKCVYDVSKQPAPRIPSKDAIISRLEKDMYYWKDKAMKLLTEREVNESGKRSASPTKINKADGGSPDTKKIHKVENMYDKSASENSNSDENDIEINLYRSHPTMIMSKVMKREVKPLSENYIIIQDCFLKILVTSVFLDTSKNTMIPALTANANITRAQPSVANNLLKLKEMLIRQCQTDDEKNRVNEFTDRILQNTNSNRNLKIGMLLSMLYNSVGYQYLEDHCPQGGEYSDLLRSLITECEAILPSYEIIERYKNHFYEYVYPSLPFIELDIFEESLSQTIFPDTKDPSKVKIRMGSTHLRAKVENLSILLVILKLSYMSIRFLDHKTADSSFYLSKDLIDKYPIPNDFILLSQRCLASENWCACANENIISCLLYIWSFFAFSPEEGDFFLEHPTDVISSLIMMLSTSIGLHRDPSDFPQLISPSTSDKRTLNHRRILWLSIVTVCSFEASLKGRHSVSPISLMALFLNIKDPDSLTVYMNRVRGDLSDLDNHKLLRIHEFTFKRAQLALLLSDLDNLTMTYYGNFHLQSIEFIREKIEIFVEENFPIVPLKSATQDKSDLDDADIISRINLLSSENSSSFHSRIMNKLLMLRTSMAIFLHFESLITKDKSIFPFYKKYFMISCMDALSLINYFNKFFNGDYRHAISSLTSFNVTKFIQLALSSTIFSLLGIILRIGLAIHMISSEIQQLPGATDSRVKELNAKVVKFSTLQRDLESALESIYCSASEHLRFTYFPVFKMLALFDVIVQRMRKGELWHGIFTMIQMEQMHSRIIKTLSITLGVKLDKKDRLLEELMACNYVASFNIEDIDELNKNIKKEIQISSGLKPPVNTIAVFNGEVFGKPTPTSTQTWNSSLDNLEKISSTAALEQNLDYHSGLRQGPLPSDGSKEQSSMIGMNSLNNSTNATPFVENSSEAQLPNGFDRGQANNTSFPGYFGGLDLFDYDFLFGNDFA